Below is a genomic region from Henckelia pumila isolate YLH828 chromosome 3, ASM3356847v2, whole genome shotgun sequence.
TTCCAGCTGCCCATCCATACAAAAACCATGGATCATTATGCAATATGTCAAAGAATCTGGCCTCCCCAACTGACTCAAATCTCTCGGACAACTCGCAAGCAGAGCCGTGTTTTTCTGCTTTCCATAATCCATCAAGTAGACGATTACAATGTTCGGATATAAAGAGCAAAAGCCAGGCTTTTCAAGAGTCTGAAACAGCTGTACCGCCTCTCCAACGAAATGGTTCTTGCAAAAACCATCTAATAATATACAATAGGTGGCAGAATCTGGTGACAAATCATATACTTGCAACTTAGAATAAAGTTCCCATGCCTCCAGAACTCCTGCCTTCCCGAAATAGTCCAGTTAACTGAGTGTTAAAAGTAAATGTGGCTGGCTGGTATTTCTTGCTGAGCATTTCTTTGAAAAGTCTCATAGCTTCATTCAGTTTGTGACACTTGCAATAACCATTTACAAGTACAACACATTGTAACTACTAACATCCAGTTCAATGCCCTTTGCGGCAATCATATCAAACAACTCTCTAGCAGTATTCAACCTTCCAAACAGTACCCATCCATCAATGTGGTGAATGCTATAGCATCAGGCATTTCACCTCTCTGAATCATCAGTTCCAAAAACCCATTTGCTTCATCGGATTTTCCCTCTTTGCAAAGTGCATCGATCCACCATCTCAATAAACAAACTCTTTGCCTGATCCCACTGACTCACCTTACAGAAACCATGAATTAAAGCGGAATACAAAACCACATCTGCCGAAACTCCTTGTCCCTTCATTTCTAGAGATAAACTCTTTACCCTTTTCCACCAACCTCTCTTTGCAAAGGCCTTCTATAAGTCAGCAATAATAAATCAAACTGGGCTCAAACTTTGTTTCGTTCCCAAGTTCCTCATGCAACCTTTATGTTTCCACTCTTTCAGAACCCAATCACTTAAGTCCCCCAAGTCTCAAAATTAGTATGAAAACCCATTCAAACAATTTTCTTCAACAAGTCAAGTGCATCACCAATCTTACCTTCCATGCACAGCCCCTTATTCAATGAAGTAAAAGTAACAATATCTGAATCATAACCCCTTTTCACATCCCACTCATGACAGCAAAACCAAGTTCAGCCCTTTTTAATGCACATTAACAATTAAGCAAAACATTCATCCCCACAAAATCAGGTAAAAAATTAGCTTCAGCCATTCGGTTATACTAATCTATACATAAAAATCAGATCTTGATACATCTTAGCTGTATCATTCCCTCTGCAAATTCTCCTCTGAAATCCCCCGGCCGCTGGCCAACGTAAACAAGGGacctaatattttttaaaattaatcacaTTTAATTGAAAAAACCATGACAAGAATATTATTCAAGTAAAATCCCTTTCAAGCCTATTTTTTGTGCCATTTGGTGTGAAAATGAACAAATGGGGAGGAAGATTTGTCGATCGCATTATgtacacaaataaaataaattggatGTACACAAAACGAAACATAATAATCACGaggatataaattatataaacaaacaacaaaaaaaatatgtaatttaatCTCAATGAGAGGGCAATCTAACTTGGCAGAGACCACTCAGACCAGAGTGCGGACGATGGCAAGATCAAGTTGGACTAGTTCAACAAATCTGTTTTCTTGTTGGGTTAGGGGCTGTTGTTTAAAGcccaacaaaaaaaaacttgaatCGATGGTTAAAGTCAGGcccaataatatatatttaatctcgTTTTAACCGATTTTAAAATTAACCGAACACAAAACTGATTAAACCGACCGATATTTTTGGAGGAAAAAACTTTGACCGGTCCGTATTCCAAAGAGCAATATTTCTCTTAATGGTATGAGGAAATATATTTGTCACGTTTCGAATTTTGTATCCACGTGAAAAAAGTAGAGATATCATTAGGTTTTTTGTCTTGTGAGTTCGTTTCACGAATCTACATAAGATGTCGAGCCAATCTAattcacaataaaaaaataataatatttgcataaaaaataataatttttcatgagtcGAGTCGATTATAAATTTCATCTCACAAAACTAACTCGAAAGGTTGTCTCAAATCGATTTTGAACGCATGAGAAGAATATTATCGTGTTTGAGAAAATAGTGAAACAAAGGAGTAAAAGCGTGGATGCCTCCTCCGTACCAGTCCtgcttttatttcattttgttttgttctACCAAACTTCGGCCGCCTCGCACATTAGTCATTAACAAGTCTTTCGCCCCACCAATTAATGCTTTATTTATCATTTAAAGTTTGTTAATTCTTACCtattgatttaaaaataacaattgaaaaaataaaGTTCATTactctatttttatttaatttattcacaaaataattttacgTTTTGCAAAACTTAATTAATATGATtacattattaaaaaatacaataaacaaaAGCTAACATATCTGAAACAActgaaaaaacaaatatatttaaCTGTGAGTTTGAGAAGGAATGAGTATTATATtgttactttaaaaaaaatcaacgaGACAAAAATGAGAagttatataaaatttttagctAATATTTTAAAGCTACGGCAGTCTTAAGGGCCCTAGGCAACATGagttttatgtaaaaaaaaaatttaaaaaataatctaGACATCAGATTTGAATTATCAGTACAAAAGATTCTTGTTCCACAACAATTATTGGTGTTTATTTCTTctatgattttgttgtttaaaataaaaggATTCTAtgaattgaattttcaaataTGACTCAAATAGTTGACTACCATCTTTCCaaaaacatgttttttttttattttaaaaaaagtaacaTTTGGATATATTTATTGAGGggaaaaatttgtaaaatattaaatataaccGATCAaccttttttttaaacaaaaaatgatCTCTTCAAGtgtatttattttcttaataaaAAAAGTTGTCCGaagttaaaaaacaaaaaacaaaaaaaactaattaatgCTAGTGATTGACAATTTGGGGCGAGAATGTGTGTAAAGACTTGATGAGACGAGTAAGCGAGTATAGGCACGAGGAATCGGAGACGCGGAATTGCTTTACATGATAATAATAAGACAACGTCCTAAAACTTCCATTCATaacattaaatattatatagttTAATATGAACACCACTCCAATTGGATGGTCCATTTTTTTAATCACATCTCTTGATACGGAAGATTCAATAATTCAACGTGTATCCACTAAACAAATTGATCATAAGAGCATGTCTTTTTTAGCATCGTAACTATATACGTTTTGTTaccattttaaaattaatggatCCGCTTTCAATGATCCAATAAACAACTCAACCCAGATTGATTAGATATGTTTTCTGTTCTGAATTGGTCACGTTCGGATCAATTTGAGCTGAAATTTATTCTCTCAACgttaatcataaaaaaaaatcaatgataTAATACGTGAGATGATTTaactaattaatattatttatttaatcgaCATATTATATACAACGAAATGAACGCACACGTTTTAATGAAAAGATTTTATGCTACAACAATAGATTCATCGTTGAGATGTTCACTCGTCCATCTCATCTCATACAAATACATCGAAAATATTTACGTGAATGTAAATAAAATCTATGTCTCGGTTTGAGTTTGAGGTCGCATTTAGATATTATAGAGATGGTAAAATATTGTGTGACACGCTTGCATTTAATGCGTGTCTCACttaacatttaaaatattttattttatgaataagCAAACCTGGAACGTGTCGGCTACGCAGAAGTAGCTATAAATAACCACCAGATTCCCAACTTCGAAGCCACTAAAGTCCATGAAAATGGTCGTTGAGAGACTTGAAAACGCCGCCGTACCGCCGCCATTCTACGTAAAGAAGGGGCCGCAGTTCCGCGGTGTCAGGAAGCGTCCGTGGGGGAGGTACGCCGCCGAGATTCGAGATCCGTGGAAGAAGACGAGGAAGTGGCTAGGCACCTTCGACACCGCCGAGGAGGCGGCGCTGGCCTACGACGAGGCAGCCAGGAGTCTCCGCGGTGCCAAGGCCAAGACGAACTTCACGTACGGCGGCGTTTCCCCGGTTCCGCCGCCGTCATGGCGGTCGCCGGACTTCTTCAGCGAGACCGCGGCGCGGAGGTCGGAATACACCGGGTATAAGATAGAGGAGGTAGGCGCGGTGGTGATGAACGAGCAGGAGAAGCGAATGAAGAGCGAGAAGAAACCGTTTCTGTTCGACCTTAATCTTCCGGCGCCGCTCTTTTGATTTCTCCGGCGGTTATTAGAAGCGGAAGTTGTCGCCGCTCGCCGCCGGTGGATATAAATATTTTGGTGGTGAAgtatttttaatcatttttccaCTTTTGCCCCGATATGATATGGGGGGTTTATGTATGTATAGTAGTTGACCATTAggaaaatattgtgatttggccattattttatctactacatGCCTATTCCATTCTGAtcctattatatattatattatgtacacattttattttcatacatgcaatttatgtataaattttttattttatctttgtTTTACtcattcaaaaaattattttcttcattttaattatattgttcacatttttttttttgtcttaaagatataatcatatatcatatttagtaatattttttaacatttcTTTACAAATATATTTCTATTAACTACATCTTAAAATTTGTGCAATTATTTTTCAATACACtgaatagggataaaataaaaagtttatATAAACTTTGTTTTctcaatatatttttcttaatctgtgtgaaaatcTAAAGATGACAATATATATGGGACGGAAtaactatatatttttttaaagaaacaaAACGTGATTAGATAATTGAAACGAGCAGTAATTTGCTCAGTGTAACAATAAATGTTTGCAATTCCGTGCACGAGAAGCTTAATGAGTATTCAATTTAGGATgacttatttttaataaattgcGATACGTTAATTAAGTTTGTATTTATAGCAATTTGGTGGCCGCCTCCGGCCAAACATTTGTGCAAATTTGACTGTGATTTTCGTacgattttaatttaaattttcttgtTTCATATTTCATTCGTCACATTTATTTAGGTTTTTTTTCGCCtgtctcaattatatagtttgattttcatatttaatgttagttttcttaattttttatgaatttactcacattaaattaatatcattaaATACTTgtatgattattttattttattaaaatttttaataaataagaataaaatggaaatgttttttttacaaaatttacCTTTCCAAATAATTTCTTAATTTGTACACACAAAACTAAATGAGTGAGACGGAAAGATTATTTGATATTCAAGAAAAAACAGAGCGATTCATGAGATGGTGAAAACTACGAATTAAACACGATATTGATTACTATTTTCGCATGAGTGTGTTAAATGTAATTTCTACCATCTCCAAACGAAACTACGGGAATTTTGCCACAAGAAAATAGATAAGTCGTCATCATGTACTGAGACACCATTGTGATATTTGTCAAGTGTCAAAACATTATTTGGGTCGATTTCATATTTCTTTTTAGGCTCAGTTAGTCAGTTATATATTAATGAGGAAAGTGAATCAATGATTCGTCGCCAATAATTGACACAAATTTAGTGTCAATCCATTGCACTTAAGATTCATAAATTCAGATTTTATATGCCTTTTCTTACTTCCAAATTTCTTCGATCCATCAATAATCATCTTATGGTCAAGAAGTATGAAATCGCATGATTGACAACATTTTTCTTATATACACACACGTACGTAGAGACGAATATTTACTAACTTTAGTACGATGGTGACTCATCTTTTATGCATGTTTATCTCATTTCTTTTCTGTAAAATTAGTTACTAAATGAGGGGGCAAACAAGAAAATCACAAGCAAATGCTATAAATAAAAAGTGACATCAGAATGTTCTACATTCTTAAAAAACAAAAGGTTAGTTCGGATTCAGATTCTTTCTTGCTAGCACATTTTCCTAGTTTTGATTTTCGCTAAGCAACTTTTGGCACCAGAAGGCCTCGCATCGCAAACCAAAGATTTCAACACAAAAAAACATCTGGGATACACCTGTAGTTCCTCCCTGAAAAGTATGTACACGAACCACGTCGCAATGCATCATTCATGAGTTAGCCGATTGTGAAGGCAATCTCGGATGGTTATGCTCCCCTTCGTATGTCACGATGAGCATAGCAGGATCCTCCAAGCATCTTTCCACATGTTTACGGGCCGGACAGCCTCTCATGCTACTACATTTGTAGTATCCCCTGCAACAATTCAGAACAAGATTACAACTAACAGTAAATGCAAATTCTCGACCTGTATTGGAGGCAACTTCAAGTTTCTCAAAATGCAAAGCAAAATTACTCCTCTCATTAAACAAAATCAGATACATAGGTCTGCAAATATACCAAGAAACAAACACAAGAATGGTAATATTAGATTTACTTGATTGTTGCGGATCAAATAAAATTCTGTCACAGACAAACATATCTCTACTTTCTTAGCATTCAAGCGCTGAGAAGAATAAAAACACTACCTCCTCTCATGTATGTTCACTTTCTAAGTAAGAAACACGTATCCAACACAATCTATGAAACTAAGCATGAGTGCACGTTAACAAAAGGAATTAATCAAGATATTCCAATATCAAATAGCAGCAGTTAACAACTCCCGTAAGACAATTTTACACAAGACAACACGTGGCGAAACAACAGTGCGGCGAGCAATCAGTTTAGACATACCGGGGGTAAGGAGAGCCTTTGATTGGTTTCTGACCATATTTCCTCCAAGAGTACTCATCAGGGGGGATATCAGCCAACTTGTTACTGATAGCAGGTACTTTGATAGACCTCTTTACCCTATGCTTCCTACTCAAAATGCataaaaaagtaaataaaaatcaGAACCATTCCAAGAAATAAATGGCAATTACATGGgataaattaaacaaacatttCAGGGGCAGATAAATTCATTTCTCAAGCCTAAAAATCCCGAGCTCGAGTAACAGTTCTGATTCTAAACATGCCATATTAAGTAAAAATCAAGAAGCTAAAACAATTACCTCTTCTTAGAACAATGGCATCTACCGCTGCCACCGCATTTCGAGCTTCCGCCTTCTCCCTTTCCAGAGCACCTTTTCTTGTGATGGAAGAAGCTCTGATCCGCAGACCGAGCCGCCCCAATCAAACCGAAggagcttccatttacattcGCAACACTTCCATCCATACTCAATGAAGAGATAAATGACCTGGTTGATGACATGGTGGGAGTGCATGTAGAGCTATCAAAATTCAAGCTAACACCACTGTTGCTGAGCCTATACATCATTTCAGCCTTATGTTTCAATTGCTGCTGCTGAAGTTGAAACCTTTGCTGTTGCTGTTGCTGCTGCTGTTGCTGGAGAAAATGGTAGCTCGTTAATGTTGTTTGTTGGGCCAATGGAAGTGAACTTTGGCCATTTGAACTCATTTCAAGAGAAGGGATTCCTAGAGTGAGGACATTTTTCACGTCGGGCGGGATTTCTTGAATAGAACTGTTGATTTGAAGAGGCCTGGTCTGCTGCTCATCTGATCTACAGATGGGATTTTCCAATAAAATATTGAGGGGTAAAGGAgcttgaattttcttaagtttcCTCACTCTAGCATGACCGCCGCTAGAATCAAGAAGAGAGACAACTTTCTTGAATTTGCACACAGCGTCTCCAGTTTGTTCAACTAAATTTCTATACAGATTATGATCTTGCGGCTGGGATAACAGATTAATCACTCTATGGCAACTTTCAACTGCTGCACTATTTGCCCTCTCAATCTCCATCTCTCCCTCCTCAGATTAAGCGCAGAAACAAATAAGTTAATCAAACAAAACCCTAATTCCCAAGGCAGACACACCAGATTTCTTGTCAA
It encodes:
- the LOC140890655 gene encoding probable WRKY transcription factor 21; amino-acid sequence: MEIERANSAAVESCHRVINLLSQPQDHNLYRNLVEQTGDAVCKFKKVVSLLDSSGGHARVRKLKKIQAPLPLNILLENPICRSDEQQTRPLQINSSIQEIPPDVKNVLTLGIPSLEMSSNGQSSLPLAQQTTLTSYHFLQQQQQQQQQQRFQLQQQQLKHKAEMMYRLSNSGVSLNFDSSTCTPTMSSTRSFISSLSMDGSVANVNGSSFGLIGAARSADQSFFHHKKRCSGKGEGGSSKCGGSGRCHCSKKRKHRVKRSIKVPAISNKLADIPPDEYSWRKYGQKPIKGSPYPRGYYKCSSMRGCPARKHVERCLEDPAMLIVTYEGEHNHPRLPSQSANS